In Luteitalea sp., a single genomic region encodes these proteins:
- a CDS encoding amidohydrolase family protein yields the protein MIDSHHHFWRFDPAEYPWIDQSMRVLRRDYLPAALEATLRDTGVDGAISVQARSSIAETDFLLEQARIMPQVRGVVGWAPLKNDRVGEILDRFLANPRFKGVREVTQGLPDEAFFTDDDFNRGLREVTRRRLAYDLLVYEDQLEGAIRFVDQHPEQRFVLDHIGKPVIRRGAPDASWVARIESLAARPHVACKFSGVVTEVREPTWDLELLRPYFQIVWGTFGAGRVMFGSDWPVCLLRTTYRDWLDVVDRLVESLSTDARAAFFHRNAVRWYRL from the coding sequence ATCATCGATTCGCATCATCATTTCTGGCGATTCGACCCCGCTGAGTACCCGTGGATTGACCAGAGCATGCGTGTGCTTCGGCGGGATTACCTACCCGCCGCGCTGGAGGCGACGCTGCGAGATACCGGTGTCGACGGTGCGATCTCCGTGCAAGCGCGCAGCTCGATCGCCGAGACCGACTTTCTCCTGGAACAGGCCCGCATCATGCCGCAGGTGCGTGGCGTCGTCGGCTGGGCGCCCCTCAAGAACGACAGGGTCGGAGAAATCCTGGACCGGTTCCTGGCCAATCCGCGCTTCAAGGGCGTGCGCGAGGTCACGCAGGGGCTGCCAGACGAAGCGTTCTTCACCGATGACGACTTCAATCGCGGATTGCGTGAAGTCACCCGACGCCGCCTCGCATACGACCTGCTCGTCTACGAAGATCAGCTCGAAGGGGCGATTCGCTTCGTCGACCAGCATCCGGAGCAGCGCTTCGTGCTCGACCACATCGGTAAACCGGTGATTCGCCGCGGCGCTCCAGACGCGAGCTGGGTTGCTCGCATTGAATCTCTGGCCGCGCGACCCCATGTCGCCTGCAAATTCTCTGGCGTGGTGACCGAGGTACGCGAGCCAACCTGGGACCTCGAGCTGCTGAGGCCCTACTTTCAAATCGTGTGGGGCACGTTTGGCGCTGGCCGGGTGATGTTCGGGTCCGACTGGCCCGTCTGTCTGCTGCGGACCACCTACCGCGACTGGCTCGATGTGGTCGATCGGCTCGTCGAATCGTTGTCGACAGACGCACGCGCTGCCTTCTTCCATCGGAATGCAGTCCGATGGTATCGGCTATAA
- a CDS encoding TIM barrel protein, translated as MKFGVNTFIWSAGIDQSTLDLLPVIKDRGFDGVELPMFRAAGFPAAEVRRALEQNALECTICAVLGSGLSIISEDAAVRRATRTHLEECIKRAAEAGATLIAGPLYSPVGYLPGRRRTADEWSAAVDCYQALGPMLAQYGVQIAIEPLNRFETYFLNTTADASALCDAIGHPSVGILFDTFHANIEEKNVGAACLSAGPHLKHVHTCENDRGTPGSGHVDWSGVFDALHAVQYDGWLTIESFGFSIGELSAAPAIWRDLAATPEAIAFDGVLFLKQRAGTSHHDVNRRER; from the coding sequence ATGAAGTTTGGCGTGAATACATTCATCTGGTCCGCGGGTATCGATCAGTCGACGCTCGACTTGCTACCAGTCATCAAGGACCGCGGCTTCGACGGGGTGGAGCTTCCAATGTTTCGAGCCGCGGGGTTCCCGGCGGCAGAGGTCCGGCGCGCGCTGGAGCAGAACGCGTTGGAGTGCACCATCTGCGCCGTTCTGGGGAGCGGTCTCAGCATCATCTCGGAGGACGCTGCGGTACGCCGAGCGACACGAACGCATTTGGAGGAATGCATCAAGAGGGCCGCAGAGGCGGGAGCCACCCTGATCGCGGGACCGCTGTACTCACCGGTTGGCTATCTGCCCGGCCGGCGGCGAACGGCGGACGAGTGGAGCGCCGCGGTCGATTGCTACCAAGCCCTTGGCCCCATGCTCGCTCAATACGGTGTGCAGATCGCGATAGAGCCGTTGAACCGCTTCGAGACGTACTTCCTCAACACCACCGCTGACGCCTCCGCGTTGTGCGACGCGATCGGCCATCCGAGCGTCGGCATCCTTTTCGATACGTTCCACGCCAACATCGAAGAGAAGAACGTCGGCGCGGCCTGCCTGTCGGCCGGGCCTCACCTGAAGCACGTGCACACCTGTGAGAACGACCGGGGAACGCCGGGCAGCGGGCACGTCGATTGGAGCGGCGTGTTCGACGCTCTCCACGCCGTGCAATACGACGGCTGGCTCACCATCGAGAGCTTCGGGTTCTCGATCGGCGAGCTCTCGGCGGCGCCCGCGATTTGGCGCGACCTGGCCGCCACGCCCGAGGCCATTGCCTTCGACGGAGTCCTCTTCCTCAAGCAACGCGCGGGCACGAGCCACCACGATGTCAACCGCCGTGAGCGGTGA
- a CDS encoding c-type cytochrome, protein MRWSRLARFLCVSLLAACATHETRLDGPTFNEHVRSAAPRSPEEQQRGFTLPAGFRIELYASEPDIGKPMNIAFDADGRLWVTQSQEYPHAAAPGKGTDRITILEDTDADGSADRFIPFANTLNIPIGVLPYKNNEAIAYSIPSVYRLADTDGDGRADEQSEILGPFEHKDTHGMVNNFTAGYDGWIHACHGFTNESTVAGSDAHSVHMVSGNTFRFRPDGSRVEHTTHGQINPFGLAFDELGYLYSTDCHTAPLYQLIRGGDYPQWGREEGMGFAPEMRPHGKEATALAGLAYYADQIFPKDYQRNFYVGDVVASRIYRYSFEFKGSTPVATREPDFVVSDDPWFRPVDVKLGPDGALYVADFYNRIIGHYEVPLGHPGRDKRRGRIWRITYEGEAHDERPALATAPASELIELLGHSNLAVRLMAADQLVDRIGEPAVEPLTSLLKDEKLDARAYVHALWALQRLGALDEAIVRRSATHPEEPVRVHTMRALLEQSEPSRAFYPVILEALDDESPHVRRAALETLVQYPDLRTLRTVLHQRQRAPTYDSHLVYTARLCLRNLLREDSVIIEARAIEWSDADAAALVDVMTGVDTPGAATFLLAHLNNAAAAPDEQLPRLLQHAARFIPEPRMDDLIGVATERAANDLPAELAALKAIRQGIGQRGGTDPPALATWGARLARALLDNPVACGPGQQAPPDTLAREIDALELAGQYKLTSVEPTIDACLETATDNNVRLAAAQALLHIDSGKHTGTITSILQDESEPLEVKRGIATSLGEMPGTVAAPILAAVENVPPTLQGDIVRALANTPEGRSLLFRKVREGAIFARVLLEPQTAERILANSSQAEEREYEALTANVSPVSDDKESLVWERLEGFRLSNGPDEEGNGSSPESATLAGAGEKVFDQNCAPCHQVNGKGGSIGPQLTGIGNWGATALAEKILDPNRNVSEAFRTYTITTKDKKVLSGLFRRDEGASIVFADGAGKEFSVAKANIAEQRAAPYSVMPDQFGEVLSQDQFNALLTYLLSLKN, encoded by the coding sequence ATGCGATGGTCTAGGCTGGCTCGCTTCCTCTGCGTCTCGTTATTGGCCGCGTGTGCGACCCACGAGACGCGGCTCGATGGTCCGACCTTCAACGAGCATGTCCGAAGCGCAGCGCCGCGTTCTCCGGAGGAGCAACAACGAGGCTTCACGCTGCCCGCGGGCTTCCGAATCGAGCTCTACGCGTCCGAGCCGGACATCGGGAAACCCATGAACATCGCGTTCGACGCCGACGGGAGACTGTGGGTCACGCAATCACAGGAATACCCGCACGCTGCGGCACCGGGAAAAGGCACGGACCGCATCACGATCCTGGAAGACACGGATGCGGACGGCAGCGCGGACCGCTTCATCCCTTTCGCCAACACGCTCAACATCCCGATAGGCGTGCTGCCTTACAAGAACAACGAAGCGATCGCCTACAGCATTCCGAGCGTGTACCGTCTTGCGGATACCGATGGAGACGGCCGGGCCGACGAGCAGTCCGAGATTCTGGGCCCTTTCGAGCACAAAGACACACACGGCATGGTCAACAACTTCACGGCTGGCTACGACGGCTGGATCCATGCCTGCCACGGGTTCACGAACGAATCCACGGTGGCCGGCTCGGATGCCCATTCAGTCCACATGGTGTCGGGGAATACGTTCCGATTCCGGCCCGATGGCAGCCGAGTGGAGCATACGACGCACGGCCAGATCAATCCATTCGGTTTGGCGTTCGACGAGCTCGGGTATCTGTATTCGACGGATTGCCACACCGCGCCGCTCTACCAGCTCATTCGCGGCGGTGACTATCCGCAGTGGGGCCGAGAAGAAGGGATGGGGTTTGCGCCGGAGATGCGTCCACACGGGAAAGAGGCAACGGCGCTCGCTGGTCTCGCCTACTATGCGGACCAGATCTTTCCGAAGGACTATCAGCGCAACTTCTACGTCGGCGATGTCGTTGCCTCGAGGATCTACAGATATTCGTTCGAGTTCAAGGGCTCGACGCCGGTGGCGACGCGAGAGCCAGACTTCGTCGTCAGCGACGACCCCTGGTTCAGGCCGGTCGACGTCAAGCTCGGCCCAGACGGCGCGCTGTACGTCGCGGATTTCTACAATCGAATTATCGGGCACTATGAGGTGCCGCTCGGCCATCCCGGCAGGGACAAGAGGCGGGGCCGAATATGGAGAATCACCTACGAGGGTGAAGCGCACGACGAGCGACCCGCCCTGGCGACGGCTCCCGCTAGCGAGCTCATCGAGCTGCTTGGGCACTCGAACCTGGCGGTCCGGCTGATGGCGGCCGACCAGCTAGTGGACCGTATTGGTGAGCCGGCGGTAGAGCCGCTGACGTCGCTGTTGAAGGACGAGAAGCTCGACGCTCGCGCCTATGTTCACGCCCTGTGGGCGCTCCAGAGACTGGGTGCCCTCGACGAGGCGATTGTGAGACGGTCGGCAACGCATCCGGAAGAGCCCGTAAGGGTCCACACCATGCGTGCCTTGCTGGAGCAGTCGGAGCCGAGCCGCGCGTTCTACCCCGTGATACTCGAGGCACTCGACGACGAGAGCCCACATGTTCGACGGGCAGCGCTGGAAACACTCGTGCAGTATCCTGACCTTCGCACGCTTCGCACGGTCCTGCACCAGCGCCAGCGTGCTCCCACATATGACAGCCATCTGGTTTACACGGCACGTCTTTGTCTTCGCAACCTGTTGAGAGAAGATTCCGTCATCATCGAAGCGCGCGCGATCGAGTGGAGCGACGCGGATGCAGCTGCTCTCGTCGACGTCATGACCGGTGTGGACACGCCGGGGGCTGCCACGTTCCTCCTGGCACACCTCAACAATGCCGCCGCCGCGCCAGACGAGCAGCTACCGCGATTGTTGCAGCACGCTGCCAGGTTCATTCCCGAGCCTCGGATGGACGACTTGATCGGCGTTGCCACCGAGCGTGCCGCTAATGATCTACCTGCTGAGCTCGCGGCCTTGAAGGCTATACGGCAGGGGATCGGCCAACGAGGCGGTACCGACCCGCCGGCACTAGCGACATGGGGAGCAAGGCTCGCCCGCGCGCTCTTGGACAACCCCGTCGCGTGTGGACCAGGACAGCAAGCTCCACCAGACACGCTGGCGCGCGAAATCGACGCTCTCGAGCTGGCGGGACAGTACAAACTCACCTCGGTCGAGCCGACAATCGACGCCTGTCTGGAGACGGCTACGGACAACAACGTGAGGCTGGCGGCAGCACAAGCGCTACTGCACATCGATTCCGGCAAGCACACGGGGACGATCACGAGCATCTTGCAGGACGAGTCGGAGCCCCTCGAGGTCAAGAGAGGCATCGCCACGTCATTGGGCGAGATGCCAGGCACTGTTGCAGCCCCCATCCTCGCAGCGGTTGAGAACGTTCCGCCTACGCTGCAAGGGGACATCGTTCGAGCGCTCGCGAATACGCCGGAAGGTAGAAGCCTCCTATTCAGGAAGGTGAGGGAGGGCGCCATCTTCGCTCGCGTTCTGCTCGAGCCTCAGACGGCCGAGCGCATCCTCGCCAATAGCTCACAGGCCGAAGAGCGCGAATACGAGGCGCTGACTGCCAACGTCTCGCCCGTCAGCGACGACAAAGAGAGCCTCGTCTGGGAGCGGCTGGAAGGCTTTCGACTATCGAACGGACCGGACGAGGAAGGCAACGGCTCCTCTCCCGAGTCGGCTACGTTGGCTGGAGCAGGTGAGAAGGTCTTTGATCAGAACTGCGCTCCTTGTCATCAGGTGAACGGCAAGGGTGGGTCGATCGGGCCTCAACTCACGGGCATCGGCAACTGGGGAGCAACCGCGCTCGCCGAGAAGATCCTGGATCCCAACCGGAACGTCTCCGAGGCGTTCAGGACGTACACCATTACGACCAAGGACAAGAAGGTGCTGTCAGGGCTGTTTCGTAGAGACGAGGGAGCGTCGATAGTCTTCGCCGATGGCGCAGGGAAGGAATTCTCCGTCGCCAAGGCCAACATCGCGGAGCAGCGCGCTGCTCCCTACAGCGTCATGCCTGATCAGTTCGGCGAGGTGCTGTCGCAGGACCAGTTCAATGCGCTGCTCACCTATCTCTTGAGCCTGAAGAATTAG
- a CDS encoding helix-turn-helix domain-containing protein, whose amino-acid sequence MSVTGPTVPALERALAILEVLAKSRAGLSAAQIARSLGLPKSSVHYLVQTLDRAGYVHRDGRTRTFRLGLRFRELADRALNGIAFREEAHPFLQRLSQSTRLVVHLGMLEEGSVVVLDKLEPPQPIRVATWVGKRISVHCTALGKAIIAYLPEDHVDEIVARHPLLRHNENTIASLRRLKEELETVRRRGYALDDEEEEIGMRCIGAPVRGAGDVPLAALSVVGRTMDVDAENYEQLARRVMETAAAISSHVTEQWIG is encoded by the coding sequence ATGAGTGTGACAGGGCCAACCGTTCCGGCGCTCGAGCGGGCGCTCGCCATCTTGGAGGTGTTGGCCAAGTCGCGTGCGGGTCTCTCGGCCGCCCAGATCGCCCGCTCCCTCGGTCTGCCGAAGAGCTCGGTCCACTATCTCGTGCAGACGCTCGATCGCGCAGGCTACGTGCATCGTGACGGCCGCACGCGCACCTTTCGTCTGGGCCTTCGCTTTCGGGAGCTGGCAGACCGCGCGTTGAACGGGATTGCGTTTCGGGAGGAGGCGCATCCGTTCCTCCAGCGTCTCTCGCAATCCACGAGACTCGTCGTCCATCTCGGAATGCTCGAGGAGGGATCGGTCGTCGTGTTGGACAAGCTCGAGCCGCCGCAGCCCATTCGCGTGGCCACCTGGGTGGGCAAGCGGATCAGCGTTCACTGCACGGCGCTCGGCAAAGCAATCATCGCCTATCTCCCCGAGGACCACGTGGACGAGATCGTCGCGCGGCATCCCTTGTTGCGGCACAACGAGAACACTATAGCGTCGCTCCGCCGGCTGAAGGAGGAGCTGGAGACGGTCCGTCGACGTGGGTATGCGTTGGATGACGAGGAGGAAGAGATTGGGATGCGCTGCATTGGGGCGCCCGTCCGTGGCGCTGGCGATGTGCCGCTTGCCGCGCTGAGCGTGGTGGGTCGGACGATGGACGTCGACGCCGAGAACTACGAGCAGCTCGCGCGCCGCGTCATGGAGACGGCAGCAGCCATCTCATCGCACGTCACCGAGCAGTGGATCGGTTAG
- a CDS encoding amidohydrolase family protein translates to MGAPQWDRGTFSGAKKVPGSFSWEARMIVDCHTHIGDHSHVSEQFVADARAVAGNPNLQFAVDLDEHWAAMQAVDRAIVLGFRAHHVGYVVPNEYVADYVARDPGKLVGFCAVDPHDETAVEQLDHAVLRLGLRGLKLGPIYQNIHPGDPRITRLFKRAEELEIPILIHQGTTFCQNVSLEVANPVLLQPVALECPRLRMVIAHLGHPWIGETLVLIRKHPHLFADISALYYRPWQFYNALVLALEYGVIDKLLFGSDYPVTTPRSTIEALGKVNDITRGTGLPRIPEAKLEALIHRDTLQLLGID, encoded by the coding sequence ATGGGCGCGCCACAATGGGACCGGGGTACCTTTTCGGGAGCGAAAAAGGTACCCGGTTCCTTTTCCTGGGAGGCGCGAATGATCGTCGATTGCCATACGCATATTGGAGACCACAGCCACGTGAGCGAGCAGTTCGTCGCCGATGCCAGGGCGGTAGCCGGCAATCCCAACCTTCAGTTCGCCGTCGATCTCGACGAGCATTGGGCCGCCATGCAGGCCGTCGACCGCGCTATTGTTCTTGGCTTTCGCGCGCATCATGTGGGCTACGTCGTTCCCAACGAGTACGTGGCGGACTATGTCGCCCGTGACCCAGGCAAGCTCGTCGGATTCTGTGCAGTCGACCCTCATGACGAGACGGCGGTGGAACAACTGGACCACGCGGTGCTGCGGCTTGGCCTTCGAGGGCTGAAGCTGGGCCCTATCTATCAGAACATCCATCCGGGCGATCCTCGGATCACACGTCTGTTCAAACGTGCGGAGGAGCTGGAGATTCCAATCCTGATCCATCAGGGCACGACGTTCTGCCAGAACGTGTCGCTCGAAGTGGCCAATCCCGTGCTGCTTCAGCCAGTGGCGCTCGAGTGCCCGCGGCTGCGCATGGTCATCGCCCATCTCGGTCATCCGTGGATTGGGGAAACGCTCGTCCTCATCCGAAAGCACCCCCATCTCTTTGCCGACATCTCCGCCCTCTACTATCGACCCTGGCAGTTCTACAACGCGCTCGTGTTGGCGCTCGAGTACGGCGTCATCGACAAGCTCCTATTCGGCTCCGATTATCCCGTTACCACCCCTCGCTCGACCATTGAGGCGCTCGGCAAGGTGAATGACATCACGCGCGGAACGGGTCTGCCACGAATTCCCGAAGCAAAGCTCGAGGCGCTGATACATCGCGATACGCTGCAGCTGCTCGGCATCGACTAA
- a CDS encoding mandelate racemase/muconate lactonizing protein: protein MARIVSIEAVPHTIDVNRALAIVSAAGSHPVSRYVLVHVHTDERATGIGEANVVPAWSGESQAGAVAVVEELFTPLLVGQDPRHVARLSDAIDLAIIGNPFTKAAIEMALLDAAAKLLGVPANLLLGGARRTGEIPLKASIGAFSPSEAARVAEWALAQGFRAAKVKVGLSVPEDLERVGAVRAAVGDDFPLGVDANAGWTEQQVVAALPGLERLGVNVIEEPLRRRDFRGCARLRQRSSIPIMLDESVFTPQDGLDAIRADACDLISVYPGKNGGIRRSLEIASLAAAAGLRCVIGSNLEWDIATAAMLHLAVTMPALSPIIHHDIIGPLYHTRRVGEPLIRFDRGHALLPEGIGLGVSL from the coding sequence GTGGCGAGGATTGTTTCCATCGAAGCGGTGCCGCACACGATCGACGTCAACCGGGCGCTGGCGATCGTGAGCGCGGCCGGATCGCATCCCGTCTCCCGGTACGTGCTGGTTCACGTGCACACAGACGAACGTGCGACTGGGATCGGTGAGGCGAACGTCGTTCCAGCCTGGAGCGGCGAGTCGCAAGCGGGCGCCGTGGCGGTCGTCGAGGAGCTCTTCACACCGCTCCTCGTTGGCCAGGATCCCCGGCATGTCGCACGTCTATCCGATGCAATCGATCTGGCAATCATTGGGAACCCCTTTACCAAAGCTGCAATCGAGATGGCCTTGCTGGACGCCGCCGCCAAGCTGTTGGGCGTGCCCGCCAACCTGCTCCTCGGTGGAGCGCGGCGGACAGGTGAGATTCCGCTCAAGGCGTCGATCGGAGCCTTCTCACCTAGCGAGGCGGCGCGCGTAGCCGAGTGGGCGCTCGCGCAAGGCTTTCGGGCCGCCAAGGTCAAGGTGGGGCTCTCCGTGCCGGAGGACCTCGAGCGAGTGGGTGCCGTGCGCGCTGCCGTTGGGGATGACTTCCCGCTCGGCGTCGACGCAAACGCTGGATGGACCGAGCAGCAGGTCGTCGCGGCGCTCCCCGGGCTCGAACGACTCGGCGTCAACGTCATCGAGGAGCCGTTGCGCCGTCGCGATTTCCGAGGCTGCGCGCGGCTCCGTCAGCGCAGCAGCATCCCCATCATGCTCGATGAATCGGTGTTCACGCCACAGGATGGGCTGGATGCCATTCGCGCCGATGCCTGCGACCTGATTAGCGTGTACCCGGGCAAGAACGGCGGAATACGCCGCTCGCTGGAGATTGCCAGCCTTGCCGCCGCTGCCGGCCTGCGCTGTGTGATTGGGAGCAACCTCGAGTGGGACATTGCCACTGCGGCCATGCTGCACCTCGCCGTGACCATGCCCGCGCTCTCCCCCATCATTCATCACGACATCATTGGGCCGCTGTACCACACGCGGCGCGTCGGTGAGCCGTTGATTCGCTTCGATCGCGGACACGCCCTGCTCCCTGAGGGAATAGGCCTCGGGGTGTCGCTGTAA